One Littorina saxatilis isolate snail1 linkage group LG12, US_GU_Lsax_2.0, whole genome shotgun sequence genomic region harbors:
- the LOC138983115 gene encoding cerebellin-3-like: MTFLFWSLAALIAVLAETKHDSVIKENDVYSMTSVRIRRSDDTDRLTPVVSQHSQELVELKAELTALKARTAELENIVCFTVRFSEADVTGLGLNQPVVFDVVQYNAGGGYDKNSGIFTAPKAGTYVFTLSLQRHGSDGTYIQMVIKKGNTVLGTAEAGYSPFEHGTMMVTTHLTQGDVISVQTTHGSMVYGVQATSFSGVRISPL, encoded by the coding sequence AtgacctttttgttttggagccTGGCTGCCCTCATTGCGGTTCTGGCTGAGACCAAACACGACTCCGTCATCAAAGAGAATGACGTGTACTCAATGACGTCAGTGAGGATCCGCCGCTCTGATGACACAGATCGTTTAACCCCCGTTGTCAGTCAGCATTCTCAGGAGCTAGTAGAGTTGAAAGCCGAACTGACAGCGTTGAAAGCCAGAACGGCGGAGCTGGAGAATATTGTCTGCTTCACGGTTCGTTTCTCCGAAGCTGACGTCACAGGGCTAGGACTAAACCAGCCCGTGGTTTTTGATGTGGTGCAGTACAACGCAGGAGGGGGCTACGACAAGAACTCGGGAATATTCACTGCACCCAAAGCTGGAACGTACGTGTTCACCCTCAGTCTGCAAAGACATGGATCGGACGGAACCTACATTCAAATGGTGATCAAGAAAGGGAACACTGTTTTGGGTACAGCGGAAGCCGGCTACAGCCCTTTTGAGCACGGAACTATGATGGTAACTACGCATCTTACGCAGGGTGACGTCATTTCTGTTCAAACAACTCACGGCAGTATGGTGTATGGTGTGCAAGCCACGTCCTTTTCTGGCGTCAGAATTTCTCCATTGTAA
- the LOC138983116 gene encoding cerebellin-3-like — protein MTSSRNRRSDDIAPLVPVVSQLSRDMSNVQAELTALKTRTVELENIVCFTVHFSKADVTGLGLNQPVVFDVVQYNAGGGYDKNTGIFTAPIAGTYVFTLSLQRHGSDGTTIIMVIKKGNTVLGVAEAGYSPHEHGTMMATTHLTQGDVISVQTIYGSVVYGSQNTAFSGFRISPF, from the coding sequence ATGACGTCATCGAGGAACCGCCGTTCTGACGACATTGCCCCTTTAGTCCCCGTGGTCAGCCAGCTGTCTCGAGACATGTCCAATGTCCAGGCGGAGCTGACAGCGCTAAAAACCAGAACGGTGGAGCTGGAGAATATCGTCTGCTTCACGGTTCATTTCTCCAAAGCTGACGTCACAGGGCTAGGACTAAACCAGCCCGTGGTTTTCGATGTGGTGCAGTACAACGCAGGAGGGGGCTACGACAAGAACACGGGAATATTCACCGCACCCATAGCTGGAACGTACGTGTTCACCCTCAGTCTGCAAAGACATGGATCGGACGGAACCACCATTATAATGGTAATCAAGAAAGGTAACACTGTTTTGGGTGTGGCTGAAGCCGGCTACAGCCCTCATGAGCACGGAACTATGATGGCAACTACGCATCTTACGCAGGGTGACGTCATTTCCGTTCAAACAATTTACGGCAGTGTTGTGTACGGTTCGCAAAACACGGCCTTTTCCGGTTTCAGAATTTCGCCGTTTTGA
- the LOC138982082 gene encoding histidine protein methyltransferase 1 homolog, with translation MAEFRFNFGEPDDDASDGSKCEGDKGLGNININANKTTAVEVCWIPSDRHLDVQKLQKKQHTFGKHTLLTVTTAAVEDYLLQQKKEETCEVVQAITGHSDLVAGQYEGGLKVWECSIDLCEYLADCDLPVEGGKVLELGCGGGLPGMLATKMGAASVHFQDFNQEVLEVYTMVNLVLNNIDRSSCAFFAGDWDSFASLADSVDNRYDLILTSETIYNVDSYPKLLRVFSLLLTKSGVVLVAAKCDYFGVGGSVPSFIQYIQANGQFEVETVKHINTGVPRKILQVTRA, from the exons ATGGCAGAATTTCGATTTAATTTTGGAGAACCTGATGATGATGCATCGGATG GGAGCAAATGTGAAGGAGATAAAGGTTTGGGAAACATAAACATCAATGCCAACAAAACTACAGCTGTCGAAGTGTGCTGGATTCCATCTGACAGGCATCTGGATGTACag AAACTGCAAAAGAAGCAGCATACATTTGGCAAGCACACTCTTTTGACTGTAACCACAGCAGCAGTAGAAGACTACCTCCTGCAGCAAAAGAAAGAGGAAACATGTGAAGTGGTGCAGGCAATTACAGGTCACTCTGACCTTGTGGCTGGACAGTATGAAG GTGGACTAAAGGTATGGGAATGCAGCATAGACCTGTGTGAATACCTGGCAGACTGTGATCTACCTGTGGAAGGAGGGAAAGTGCTGGAGCTAGGGTGTGGGGGAGGACTGCCTGGAATGTTGGCTACCAAGATGGGAGCGGCTTCTGTGCACTTCCAAGACTTt AACCAAGAAGTCCTGGAGGTCTACACAATGGTGAACCTTGTTTTGAACAACATTGATCGTTCCTCTTGTGCATTCTTTGCTGGAGACTGGGACAGCTTTGCTTCTTTAGCAGACAGCGTAGATAACAG GTATGACCTTATCCTCACCTCAGAGACAATCTATAATGTGGACTCTTATCCCAAGTTGCTCAGGGTCTTCTCGTTATTGCTTACGAAATCAGGGGTTGT CTTGGTGGCAGCTAAATGTGACTACTTTGGAGTAGGAGGAAGTGTACCCAGCTTCATACAGTATATACAGGCCAATGGTCAGTTTGAAGTGGAAACAgtcaaacacataaacacag GAGTACCACGCAAGATCCTTCAAGTGACAAGAGCATGA